GCATTCCCACCTGAGGCACGGAGAGCATTTCGCGGGCATCTTTCATGAGTCTCGTCGGCCTATTGACTCCAGTGTGGCGGGGTGTCACACTTTTTTCAGCGGACAAGGTTTGTCCAACTCCAGCCGCAGCTACGACGCAGGCCAGTCTCGCCTGCGTCGTTTTTCTTGTTGCCAGTCCAGCCTTTGGTGTGGCTCCGGGCCTCATGGCGTGAATTCAACCCTTCGGTACCAATCCCAGCGCTCGCGCCGCGCCGAGGCTGTGCCGCGCCTGGCGCGGTTCTTGTGAGCGAGCAACCATCTTCGCCAGTCAGCATCACCCGGCTCAGCCCTGTCCGGCTTCGTCATCGACGGCGCCGATGAGCTGAGTCTGTCTCACGGAGGTCAGCATGGCCGTTCACGGCGTGCCTGTGGAAGTCGTGGTTACGGCGAACATCGCGATCGTTTTGATCGTCGGCGTCGTGATGGTGCAAGTGTTCAGAAGGATCTACCAACCTCCGGTGATCGCCGAGATAGCAGCCGGACTGATGCTCGGACCGAGTCTGCTCGGTTTGCTCCCGGGTGACATCCCTGAGGTGATCTTCCCGCTCGAGGCGCGGCCGATGCTTTCGGCTGTCGCAGAGGTGGGATTGCTGCTATTCATGTTCTTGATCGGCTGGGAGCTGGACCTCACCAAGCTTCGTCGACGGAAACGGGCCCTGTTTCCCATCGCGGGTCTGTCGATGGCTGTGCCCTTCGCTTTGGGGGCTGCCGCCGCAGCGCTGCTGCTGACCAAGTACAAAGGCGCGAACGCCAGCACCGGGGTCTTCGTCTTCTATCTGGCCACTGCGTTTTCGATCACTGCTTTCCCGGTGCTCGCCCGGATCATCCGGGACAGCCGGATATCGAAGACTACTGTGGGCGTCACCGCGATCGCGTGTGCCGCGATCGGCGACGTGGTCGCCTGGTGTGTGCTCGTGCTGCTGCTTGCCGTAGTTGATGCGAACGACGTCGGGCAGTTTTTCGTAACCGTGGGGCTGACCGTTGCCTTCGGGCTGGTCGTCGGTTGTGTGGTTCGCCCGCTGCTGCGAGCCGTCCTGCGCCGCGCGGACCGTCCCGCGATGGCGGGGACGCTGAGCGCGCTGGTGGCATCTGGTGTGTTCCTTTCCGCCTACGCGACCTCGTGGATCGGAGTCCACGCCATCTTCGGGGCGTTCGCCGTCGGACTGGCGATGCCGCGAGACGGTGGGCGGGGCCTGGAGCAGGCTGTCGGGGTTCCGCTGGAGAAAGTCGCCGCGTTGTTGTTGCCGGTCTTCTTCATCGTCACCGGCCTATCGGTGGATATCAGCGCCCTGGGGTGGTCCGGCCTGCTGGCACTGACACTCGTCATCGGTTTGGCGATTGTCGGAAAATTCGCCGGCGCGGCCGTCCCTGCTCGATTGTCGGGGATGAACTGGAGGGACTCCGCCGCTCTCGGGACGCTGATGAACACGCGAGGTCTGACCGAGATCGTCGTGCTGAACATCGGTCTTCAGCGGGGAATCATCGATTCGGAGATGTTCACCATGATGATCGCCATGGCTCTGATGACTACCGCGATGGCCGGCCCACTGCTCAGGTGGCTTAGGGTGACGCCGCCCGTGATGCCCGATCCGATGGTGCCCCCTACTCCCGTGCTTACTCGGCATCACTCCGGGCGCCGGCACCCGCCTCGCGCGGATCTGAATGTACGGAAGGAACCCACCCACGAGGTCCGTCCCGTTGTGCGTGACTGACCAGGTCCTTTCCAGACCTCGGTGTGGTTCTCCCGTGCTCGTTCGACATTCGTTCGAGAGAGGAACTCCATGTACAGCACGCTGATCGTAGCCCGGATGCGCCCGGGGGCCGATGACGAAGTGGGCCGGCTGTTCGACGAGTTTGACCACACCGAGATGCCGCACATCATGGGCACCCGTCGGCGCCAGCTCTTCCGATTTCACGGCCTGTATTTCCATCTTCAGGACTTCGACATCGACGACGGCGGAGCGGCGATCGAGAAAGCGAGGACCGACCCGCGATTCATCCAGATCAGTACCGATCTCAGGCCGCACATTACCGCCTATGACCCGGCCACGTGGCGCTCGCCGAAAGATGCGATGGCCACGCGTTTCTATCACTGGGCAAGACCGTCCTGAACAGCGCTTGAGGACGTTCGGAGCCGAAGGAGTAGCCCATGCGACGGCGAGTAGTGATCACCGGTATCGGGGTCATAGCACCGGGTGGTCCGAGTACGAAGGAGTTCTGGGAATTGCTCAGTGCGGGCAGAACGGCAACCAGAACGATCACCTTTTTCGACCCGGCGCCGTTCCGCTCTCGCGTCGCGGCCGAGGCCGACTTCGACCCGGAAATGAGTGGCCTCGGCCCACAGGAGATCCGGCGTATGGACCGGGCCGCGCAGTTCGCGGTGGTCACCGGTAACCAAGCGATAGCGGACGCGGGCCTCCAGGTGAGCGGCATGAACCCGTACCGCACCGGTGTGACGGTGGGCACCGCGGTGGGCGCCACGATGGGCCTGGACCGGGAGTATCGCGTGGTCAGCAATGGCGGGCGTCTGGACGCCGTCGATCATGCCTACGCCGTGCCACACCTGTACGGCTATTTCGTCCCCAGCTCTTTCGCGGCCGAGGTGGCGCACTCGGTGCGGGCCGAAGGTCCGGTCGGCGTGGTGTCCACCGGGTGCACGTCCGGGTTGGATGCTGTGGCGCACGCGGTTGAGCAGATCCGAGAGGGTGAGGCCGACGTGATGGTGGCAGGAGCCACCGACGCACCGATCTCGCCGATCACCGTGGCCTGTTTCGACGCGATCAAGGCGACCACGGCGCGCAACGACGATCCAGAGCATGCGTCGAGGCCGTTTGACCGCACTCGCGACGGGTTCGTGCTGGGAGAAGGCGCGGCGATGTTCGTCCTCGAAGAATACGAGGGCGCCCGCGCTCGTGGAGCCAAGATGTACGCGGAGATCACCGGATATGCCAACCGTTGTAACGCCTTTCACATGACCGGCCTGCGTCCTGACGGGCGAGAGATGGCAGAGGCGATCCGCCTGGCCTTGGCTGAGGCCGGGCTCGCTCCCGTTGATATCGACTACATCAACGCGCATGGTTCGGGTACCAAACAGAACGACCGGCACGAGACGGCAGCGTTCAAACGGAGTTTGGGAAAACACGCCTACCGGGTGCCTGTCAGCTCGATCAAGTCGATGATCGGACACTCACTCGGCGCCATCGGATCGCTGGAGATCGCCGCTTCCGCGCTGGCCATCGAACACAACATGGTTCCACCGACGGCCAATTTGAATGAGGCGGATCCTGAATGCGACCTGGACTACGTGCCGCATGAGGCCAGAGCGTGGCCGACGGACGCGGTGCTGACCGTCGGGAGCGGTTTCGGCGGTTTCCAGAGCGCGATGGTGCTGCGGAGGGCCACATGAGCGCGCCGGTCGTGGTCACCGGCATGGGGGTTGTGGCGCCGACGGGTCTCGGTGCGGCTGAGCACTGGGCCGCCACTCGTGCCGGAACCACCCGCATCCGGCAAGTCCAGCGTTTCGATCCAGAGGGTTACCCGTCCCGACTAGCCGGGGAGGTGAGCTCCTTCGTTGCGGAGGAGCACATACCGAGCCGGTTGATCCCTCAGACGGATCACATGACCCGGATGGCACTGACCGCGGCGGATTGGGCACTCGACGACGCCGGGGTAAGTCCGGAGGAGTGGCCCGAGTTCGACATCGGCGTGGTCACCGCCAGTTCGTCGGGCGGCTTCGAATTCGGCCAGGGAGAGCTGCGGAACCTGTGGCGCAGAGGTGGCGCGTTCGTCAGCGCCTACCAGTCCTTTGCCTGGTTCTACGCGGTGAATACCGGACAGATCTCGATCCGGCACGGCCTGCGTGGACCCAGCGGCGTGCTCGTCGCCGACCAGGCAGGAGGGCTGGATGCGATCGCTCAAGCCCGTCGGCTGGTGCGTCGCGGGTGCCGGATCAGCATCGCCGGTGGCGTGGACGGCTCGATCTGCCCGTGGGGATGGGTGGCTCAACTGGCTGGGGGCCGGATGAGCACTGTCGCCGACCCGGCGCAGGCCTATCGGCCCTTCGCTGCCGACGCGTCGGGCCACGTGCCCGGCGAGGGAGGGGCGCTGCTGGTCGTGGAGGATGCCGAATCAGCTCGGCGCCGCCAGGTCCCGGTTTATGGAGAGATCGCGGGGTATGCCGCGACGTTCGACTCGCCCGCGCACAGCGGTCACGAACCCGGGTTGCGGCGGGCGATTGAGCAGGCCTTGGAGAACGCCGGCGAAGCTCCACACGCCGTCGACGTCGTGTTCGCAGACGCGGCCGCGGTCCCGGACCTGGACAGGGCGGAAGCCAACGCGATCAGGAAGGTCTTCGGCGCGCGAGGTGTGCCGGTCACCGCGCCGAAGACCATGACCGGCCGGCTGCTTTCTGGCGCCGGGTCGCTCGACGTGGCCACTGCGCTGCTGGCTATCAGGGACCAGGTGGTGCCGCCGACGGTGAATACCGTGCCGCGGCCCGAGCACCAACTCGATCTCATACTCGGTGCCTCGAGGGAGATGCCCGTCAGCACGGCGCTCGTGCTGGCCCGGGGATATGGCGGATTCAACAGCGCAATGGTTGTGCGGAGGGCCGGGTGGGCCGGACCACCGGAGGAGAGCGAGAGGAGCGAACGATGAGTGAGCAGGAAGCGACGATCGATGGTCTCAAGCAGATCCTGCGGGAGGTCGCCGGGCAGGCGGACGGTGTCGACCTGGAGGGAGACATCCTTGACCGCACCTTCGAGGAGCTGGGTTACGACTCACTGGCGTTGCTGGAGACCGGTTCGCGGCTGGAGCGGGCGGTCGGCGTCAAGTTGGACGACTCCACCCTCAACGAGGTCCAGACGCCGCGCGAGCTGCTCGCCGCGGTCAACGAGAACCGTCCGGTCCGCTTTGACGCGGCCTGATCTGGGAGGACACATGCCAGCCACAACACCGCGGACCGCCCTGGTCACCGGTGCCACCAGTGGCATCGGACTGGCCGTGGCTGAGACCCTGGCCGCCGAAGGACACAGGGTCGTCATCTGCGCGCGCACCGCGTCGGCCGTGGAACTCACCGTGAAGCGACTACGGGACGACGATCTGGAGGTCTTCGGCACGACGGGCGACGTCGCCGATGCC
This portion of the Phytoactinopolyspora mesophila genome encodes:
- a CDS encoding acyl carrier protein, which codes for MSEQEATIDGLKQILREVAGQADGVDLEGDILDRTFEELGYDSLALLETGSRLERAVGVKLDDSTLNEVQTPRELLAAVNENRPVRFDAA
- a CDS encoding cation:proton antiporter codes for the protein MAVHGVPVEVVVTANIAIVLIVGVVMVQVFRRIYQPPVIAEIAAGLMLGPSLLGLLPGDIPEVIFPLEARPMLSAVAEVGLLLFMFLIGWELDLTKLRRRKRALFPIAGLSMAVPFALGAAAAALLLTKYKGANASTGVFVFYLATAFSITAFPVLARIIRDSRISKTTVGVTAIACAAIGDVVAWCVLVLLLAVVDANDVGQFFVTVGLTVAFGLVVGCVVRPLLRAVLRRADRPAMAGTLSALVASGVFLSAYATSWIGVHAIFGAFAVGLAMPRDGGRGLEQAVGVPLEKVAALLLPVFFIVTGLSVDISALGWSGLLALTLVIGLAIVGKFAGAAVPARLSGMNWRDSAALGTLMNTRGLTEIVVLNIGLQRGIIDSEMFTMMIAMALMTTAMAGPLLRWLRVTPPVMPDPMVPPTPVLTRHHSGRRHPPRADLNVRKEPTHEVRPVVRD
- a CDS encoding TcmI family type II polyketide cyclase; amino-acid sequence: MYSTLIVARMRPGADDEVGRLFDEFDHTEMPHIMGTRRRQLFRFHGLYFHLQDFDIDDGGAAIEKARTDPRFIQISTDLRPHITAYDPATWRSPKDAMATRFYHWARPS
- a CDS encoding ketosynthase chain-length factor, with translation MSAPVVVTGMGVVAPTGLGAAEHWAATRAGTTRIRQVQRFDPEGYPSRLAGEVSSFVAEEHIPSRLIPQTDHMTRMALTAADWALDDAGVSPEEWPEFDIGVVTASSSGGFEFGQGELRNLWRRGGAFVSAYQSFAWFYAVNTGQISIRHGLRGPSGVLVADQAGGLDAIAQARRLVRRGCRISIAGGVDGSICPWGWVAQLAGGRMSTVADPAQAYRPFAADASGHVPGEGGALLVVEDAESARRRQVPVYGEIAGYAATFDSPAHSGHEPGLRRAIEQALENAGEAPHAVDVVFADAAAVPDLDRAEANAIRKVFGARGVPVTAPKTMTGRLLSGAGSLDVATALLAIRDQVVPPTVNTVPRPEHQLDLILGASREMPVSTALVLARGYGGFNSAMVVRRAGWAGPPEESERSER
- a CDS encoding beta-ketoacyl-[acyl-carrier-protein] synthase family protein, which gives rise to MRRRVVITGIGVIAPGGPSTKEFWELLSAGRTATRTITFFDPAPFRSRVAAEADFDPEMSGLGPQEIRRMDRAAQFAVVTGNQAIADAGLQVSGMNPYRTGVTVGTAVGATMGLDREYRVVSNGGRLDAVDHAYAVPHLYGYFVPSSFAAEVAHSVRAEGPVGVVSTGCTSGLDAVAHAVEQIREGEADVMVAGATDAPISPITVACFDAIKATTARNDDPEHASRPFDRTRDGFVLGEGAAMFVLEEYEGARARGAKMYAEITGYANRCNAFHMTGLRPDGREMAEAIRLALAEAGLAPVDIDYINAHGSGTKQNDRHETAAFKRSLGKHAYRVPVSSIKSMIGHSLGAIGSLEIAASALAIEHNMVPPTANLNEADPECDLDYVPHEARAWPTDAVLTVGSGFGGFQSAMVLRRAT